From Salvelinus namaycush isolate Seneca chromosome 2, SaNama_1.0, whole genome shotgun sequence, one genomic window encodes:
- the LOC120025717 gene encoding ammonium transporter Rh type B-like — protein sequence MNNSTSLRVRLPVLVLLMEVVFLGLFAGFVTYDDNANAKFQNNETNPMDNSLYRDYPFFADVQVMIFVGFGCLLAFLRLYGFSGMVFNFLTATFTIQWAILMQGYFQFYSDGKIHLGVINLLNAEFACAVVLISFGAVLGKTSPVQLLVMALLEVPVFAVTEWAVLKYLKINDAGGSILIHLFACYFGLGVTFVLYRPSLNDGHVKEITSYQSDILSLMGTLFLWVFWPSFNSALTLKGDDQHRAVLHTFIGLSSSTMTAFALSAVFNKRGKLTMADIQNVTLAGGVTVGASVDMMISPAVAYALGIMGCTACFMGYRYLTPFLARRFRIQDQCGIHNLHGLTGLISCTAGICAILMANEETYGPSMYQIFAHRAPMEGDPKLLELQQLIPGLRPGLGRTAKEQAVYQVAAIFSTIGAAAVGGVLTGFALKLPCLATPSDEFCFDDELFFDVPSDFASMGVHKAPPSIKDI from the coding sequence ATGAATAACTCCACTAGCCTCAGGGTGCGGTTGCCAGTGCTGGTACTGTTGATGGAAGTGGTTTTCCTTGGTCTCTTTGCCGGCTTTGTCACCTACGACGACAATGCCAACGCCAAGTTTCAGAACAATGAGACCAACCCTATGGACAACTCCCTGTATCGGGACTATCCCTTCTTCGCGGATGTGCAGGTGATGATCTTTGTCGGCTTCGGCTGCCTGCTGGCCTTCCTGCGGCTCTATGGCTTCAGCGGGATGGTCTTCAACTTCTTAACAGCCACCTTTACCATCCAGTGGGCCATCTTGATGCAGGGCTACTTCCAGTTCTACTCTGATGGAAAGATCCACCTTGGGGTCATCAACCTGCTCAATGCTGAGTTTGCCTGTGCCGTGGTGCTCATCTCCTTCGGGGCGGTGCTGGGAAAGACCAGTCCGGTGCAGCTGCTGGTCATGGCCCTGCTAGAGGTCCCTGTCTTTGCCGTGACAGAGTGGGCTGTGCTGAAGTACCTAAAGATCAATGACGCAGGTGGCTCCATCCTCATTCACCTGTTTGCCTGTTACTTTGGGTTGGGGGTCACATTTGTGCTGTATCGGCCTAGCCTGAATGACGGCCACGTCAAGGAGATTACCAGTTACCAGTCAGACATCCTGTCGTTGATGGGCACCCTGTTTCTCTGGGTGTTCTGGCCCTCTTTCAACTCGGCTCTGACCTTAAAGGGTGATGACCAGCACAGGGCCGTCCTGCACACCTTCATAGGCCTCAGCTCCTCAACGATGACCGCTTTCGCCTTATCTGCCGTATTCAACAAGAGAGGCAAGCTCACCATGGCCGACATTCAAAATGTGACTCTGGCGGGTGGTGTGACTGTTGGGGCCTCTGTGGACATGATGATCTCCCCTGCAGTCGCCTACGCCCTTGGGATCATGGGCTGCACCGCCTGCTTCATGGGATACAGGTACCTCACCCCGTTCCTGGCCCGCCGCTTCAGGATCCAAGACCAGTGTGGCATCCACAATCTCCACGGCCTCACTGGCCTCATATCCTGCACAGCTGGCATTTGTGCCATCCTCATGGCCAACGAAGAAACCTATGGCCCCAGCATGTACCAGATCTTCGCCCACCGTGCACCCATGGAGGGAGACCCAAAGCTCCTAGAGCTACAGCAGCTGATCCCAGGGCTGAGGCCCGGGCTGGGGCGCACCGCCAAGGAGCAAGCCGTCTACCAGGTGGCAGCTATCTTCTCTACTATCGGGGCAGCCGCTGTCGGTGGGGTGCTGACCGGCTTTGCACTGAAGTTGCCCTGTCTCGCTACGCCGTCTGACGAGTTCTGCTTTGACGACGAGCTGTTCTTTGACGTGCCCTCTGATTTTGCCAGCATGGGGGTGCACAAGGCCCCCCCCAGCATAAAGGACATTTAG